The following is a genomic window from Effusibacillus lacus.
AGGGCAGTGAATGTGCTCCATTCCGAGACCCAGCATACAGGAGGCGCTCTTTCTTTTGCAAACCACAATTTAATTCATTACAGGAATAGCTCCTTATTGTTAATAAATAAAATCACTGTCTGATCAGCCACGGATACCGTTCAAGGAGCCGGTTTAAGCGTGGACCGATTTTGGGGATGTAAGAGATCTCTTGCTGGGAGACGCTTCCCATGACGAGTGTCATGACCCCATAAAAAACGGCTCCCAACGGCAAGATTAAGGCCAGTTCCAAAGTTGCCAGCAAACGGGCGGAACGAATCGCATCCTGAAATATTGTCACAAACAGCAAATGGCTTCCCCAAAGGAACAATCCCATCAAGAAGGTGGCAGCCAGAGGCCTTGTCAGCATCAACCCCAGATGCACCCGAACGCCGGTGTATCGAAACACACTCCGCATGTTCAGCCATGACGACAGCAAGTAGGCCAGTGACGCCGACAGGGCAGCCCCCTCAATCCCCAGCAGGGGGATCAGGGAGAGATTGAGCAGAAATTTGAGCCCGGTACCGATCAGCATGTTGCGGACCGGCAGATACATCAATCCGATTCCCTGCAGCATGTAGGTGGTCAGAATTTCAAAGGACATGAGGATGCCCATAAACGACACGATCCGCATGACATTGGCGCCTTCCGTATGGCGGAACAGCATCATGTCGATCGGGTCCGCCAAGACGAACAGGATTGCCGTAGCAGGAAGAATGGTCAAACTGATCAATCGGAACGAGATGTTGATCCTTTCCTGCATGAGTCGTTCGTTTCGACTGCTGACCGCCTCGGTGATGGCGGGCAGGAGCGAGGTGCCAATGGCCGTGGCCAGCGTGACGGGCAGCTGGATCAGGCGATAGCCGTCATTGGTCAGGATTCCGAAGGATTCAGTGGCTTCTTTCTGGCCTACGCCGATCCACTTCAAAAGGTTTATAACCGTCGCGTTGTCAACAAGCTGCGCGATGGGCAGCACCAACGTGCCAAGGGATATGGGGATTGCATAAGCAATCAGCTTGCGCAGCATCGGCCAACGGTTGTCCACTTTCCTGCCTGTCAATTTATGCCGAAAGCCCCGCCGCATTTTCATAACAGAGTAACCAACAAACAGAAGGCTGGCCAAGGCCCCCACCATACCGCCAAAGGTTGCCGTTGCAGCCCCGAACGAGACATCATAGCCCCATTTGAGGACAAAAAAGGTTCCTATAAGGATGGCGGCCACCCGGACAAATTGCTCCACAACCTGGGAAATTCCGGAGGGGGTCATGTTTTGATAGCCCTGCAGATATCCGCGAAATGCGGCCATTAGCGGTACCACAAGGATGGCAAAGGATAAAGCGCGAATTGCCAACTCCGAGTTCGAATCCCCGAAAAAAACCGCAAAATAAGGGGCACCGAAAAACATGAGAAAAAAGGCGGTAATCCCCGTGGCAGCCATTAAGCGCAAGGAGATCTTAAAGATCTGGTCCGCCCCGTCATAATCCCCATGGACCGTATGTTCCGCAATTGCTTTGGAAAGAGCCAGAGGGAATCCAGCCAGCGCCAGATAAAGGATTATGATGTACAGGTTGTAGGCGATTTGATACAGCCCCATCCCGTAGCTTCCGATCATGTTTTGCAGCGGTACTACATAAACGACTCCAAGCACTTTCGAGATCATGCCGGCCAGCGCCAACGCGGCCGCGCCTTTTACAAACGTCTGGCTTTTGGTTGTATTCATGGAACCTCCCGTGCAGCTTCACTCCTCAACAATATACAACATTTCCCGGCCGCTTCCAACTTAAAAAGACCCGCGTTAATCACCGCGGGTCTGGAAAAGGGCCAGGCTCACCATATTAGGCCCACCACATCTCCGGCATGTCTTCCTTGAACAGCAGCCCTTGCAGGAAGCCGATCGCTTTCGACAGCCCTTCGTCAATGGAGGCCAGCATATCTTCGTGTTCTATTGAGAGAACGTAATCATAACCGACAGAGCGAAGCGCACTCGTAAGATCCCGCCACATTTTCTCGTTCTGGCCATATCCGACGGTCCGGAAAACCCACGAACGATCCAGAATTTGGCTGTAATGTTTCGTATCGAGCACCCCATTGACGCGGATGTTTGCCTGGTCGAGATAGGTGTCCTTGGCATGCACATGAAAAATCGCTTTTTCACGCCCCAGTTTCTTTACGGCTTCCACCGGATCGATTCCCTGCCACAAGAGGTGGCTCGGATCAAAATTCGCCCCGATGCTGGGGCCTACTTTGTCCCGTAATTTCAGCAATGTTTCCGGATTGTACACTACAAAT
Proteins encoded in this region:
- a CDS encoding putative polysaccharide biosynthesis protein is translated as MNTTKSQTFVKGAAALALAGMISKVLGVVYVVPLQNMIGSYGMGLYQIAYNLYIIILYLALAGFPLALSKAIAEHTVHGDYDGADQIFKISLRLMAATGITAFFLMFFGAPYFAVFFGDSNSELAIRALSFAILVVPLMAAFRGYLQGYQNMTPSGISQVVEQFVRVAAILIGTFFVLKWGYDVSFGAATATFGGMVGALASLLFVGYSVMKMRRGFRHKLTGRKVDNRWPMLRKLIAYAIPISLGTLVLPIAQLVDNATVINLLKWIGVGQKEATESFGILTNDGYRLIQLPVTLATAIGTSLLPAITEAVSSRNERLMQERINISFRLISLTILPATAILFVLADPIDMMLFRHTEGANVMRIVSFMGILMSFEILTTYMLQGIGLMYLPVRNMLIGTGLKFLLNLSLIPLLGIEGAALSASLAYLLSSWLNMRSVFRYTGVRVHLGLMLTRPLAATFLMGLFLWGSHLLFVTIFQDAIRSARLLATLELALILPLGAVFYGVMTLVMGSVSQQEISYIPKIGPRLNRLLERYPWLIRQ